CAGGATGACAGACctgagaatatatttatttcctggCCGTGGAAATCATCTGATGTATAAATAAGGGCAGTCGGTCAGGACTGGTGTATGGAAGCggccattgctgacttgtttttgaaggttCTGGTGCCGCCATGTTTATCCTTGTTGGGTCAATGACCTGAAACCACCCCAGGATTCATCCTCATCTATACAAACCTGGAACTAACGACTCAGCAATATAGGAGGGATGGGGATGACAACTCCGCAAATTCAATGTGAAAAGATAGAGGGGGGAACAGACCCAATGTATGCGGGTCAATGTGTATGGGGCAGAGATTATGGAGGTGAGGGGGAAGAAGGGCAATGTATAGATCTGTACTGGGGGGGCAGAAGGGCAATGTATAAAtctgtactgtacattaaatagggattgcaaatgacagactaatacagacagtgatacaggaggtcTGTACTGGGGGGGGCAGAAGGGCAATGTATAGATCTGTACTGNNNNNNNNNNNNNNNNNNNNNNNNNNNNNNNNNNNNNNNNNNNNNNNNNNNNNNNNNNNNNNNNNNNNNNNNNNNNNNNNNNNNNNNNNNNNNNNNNNNNNNNNNNNNNNNNNNNNNNNNNNNNNNNNNNNNNNNNNNNNNNNNNNNNNNNNNNNNNNNNNNNNNNNNNNNNNNNNNNNNNNNNNNNNNNNNNNNNNNNNNNNNNNNNNNNNNNNNNNNNNNNNNNNNNNNNNNNNNNNNNNNNNNNNNNNNNNNNNNNNNNNNNNNNNNNNNNNNNNNNNNNNNNNNNNNNNNNNNNNNNNNNNNNNNNNNNNNNNNNNNNNNNNNNNNNNNNNNNNNNNNNNNNNNNNNNNNNNNNNNNNNNNNNNNNNNNNNNNNNNNNNNNNNNNNNNNNNNNNNNNNNNNNNNNNNNNNNNNNNNNNNNNNNNNNNNNNNNNNNNNNNNNNNNNNNNNNNNNNNNNNNNNNNNNNNNNNNNNNNNNNNNNNNNNNNNNNNNNNNNNNNNNNNNNNNNNNNNNNNNNNNNNNNNNNNNNNNNNNNNNNNNNNNNNNNNNNNNNNNNNNNNNNNNNNNNNNNNNNNNNNNNNNNNNNNNNNNNNNNNNNNNNNNNNNNNNNNNNNNNNNNNNNNNNNNNNNNNNNNNNNNNNNNNNNNNNNNNNNNNNNNNNNNNNNNNNNNNNNNNNNNNNNNNNNNNNNNNNNNNNNNNNNNNNNNNNNNNNNNNNNNNNNNNNNNNNNNNNNNNNNNNNNNNNNNNNNNNNNNNNNNNNNNNNNNNNNNNNNNNNNNNNNNNNNNNNNNNNNNNNNNNNNNNNNNNNNNNNNNNNNNNNNNNNNNNNNNNNNNNNNNNNNNNNNNNNNNNNNNNNNNNNNNNNNNNNNNNNNNNNNGGGGGGTGCTAATGTTGAGTGGGCGGTTCTAGGCGGGctgtatttgcatacagaccacTTTAAGGAACGCCCACATCTGATGTTCAGCCTCTGTAATTGATAGAAATGAATACCAATGAATGGAAGGAGCGGGGCCAatgacagtcaggctggggagggaggggctaggtGATGCTGAATGGCGTTCAACCAGATGTCAGGCTCCGACTAGCTGCAGCTTCTAACGTACATTGTGAGACCGAATGGGAGATTAAAGGTCAGGACCCCGATTATTATCAATGAGATACAATTTAATTTGAGCCCAGTACAGGTGGTACATACATACAATGTATTGGAATACAAATTCCAGATTTTTATGGAAATGACCGAAAGTAATTTAATTTGTCACTGCATTGGATAATCCTTCTGTAGGTGCACTACAAGTTTCTGCATAGCTTGGCACATAAGTGGCCTTAATGTGCTCAGCACTGACATTGGTGTCTGAATAATGAGTGTCCACTAGGGGGCGCTGTATACCAAGTGAATGGAAGGTCAGAATAATGTCCCTGCATAAGTGGTCTTCAGGGGCCCCAATCTGCCATATTGAACACTGAACAGTTTTTTGTTCCATTTCCTGTGGTTTATGGCTGCTCTTTGTATTCCTAGCAGGACATTCAGCAGGCTGAGGTCCCCCTGTAGGGATATTCATCTGTATGAATGTTTCAGTCACTGTGATGGGGCCCTGGGTTCAGCACCTTGCAGGTCTGTGTCTGTATGGAATGTCTGTGTGTAAGCTCCATACTTATCTGGTGTGTTTATATATCGTCTAAATATTACGTGGTGCAGTACAGGGAGCCTATAGTCAAGACTCTGCTGCAAGGTGAAAGTGCCATTTAGGGAGCCAAATTCAGCTGAGATCAGCCATGATACCCCACGGGGCTCTGGGGTCATTGGTCACCGATTGGGTGATCATGTCTGATAGGGGCTCAGGGGGTTCCATTCCTCCTGGGTTGTCCAGGGATGGTCAGTATTCTCCTGGATGTTGGCCGGACTCCGAGGGTTAGGGCCCCCATCCTGAGTGATTCTGAGCCCCCATccccattgtattgcattgtccATATCACAGCCATCTCCTCCTGCGCCTTTACATCAACAATGAATAAACCTCTCAGCTGCATCTGGAGAGCCGTAATGCCGGCGCTTATTTCTTTGCTATTTCCTATTGTTCATTTTTCTTGGCTCCTCCAGGGCAGTGTGCAGGGGATGAAGCCACACCCCTTTTTTATAGACCCCCCCCACTACATAAAATCTCACCCCCGATAATGCCCACCTACCCCATTATCTGTCTTCCACCTATCAGATCAGCCTTTTATCAGTCTGCAGTACGGCCGTGGTGCTCCAGTCCCTGGATGGGGATCCCAACTATGTCATCAGGGGCCCTTTGCTGGGTTATGTGGCCCCTTCAGTGTCTGTATGATGTTTTTGAGGTTGGGGGCTTGATTGCTGGACCATCACTGTTTTGCGTCTTCTGATGTTGGTGGTGGAACGCACGTATCCACCTATCCCAAACCTCAGCTCTCCATTCAGGGACCCCAACCCCAGGCTGTGCGCCTAAAGGGGcccttaaaaaattttttattagtcACACAAGTTGCATTGGAGCTGAAAAGTAAAGTCTGATTACTACTAAGTCTGATTTTATGAGCAGCGTGGGATGTAAATCTAAACCCCCCCTCCTCCGTGTCCTTGTCATTCTGAGCTCTGGTTATTTTATAAGAAGATCCAAAGGTCATGTGACCGACCGTCTAGCATCAGCATATGGGAAATCTCACTGTGATATGGTCATGAGACCATGAACAACCAATTGGGTAAAAATGAGCAGCATGATGATGTCATGTGATTCTTCAGAGCCAGAAGCTGAATGATCCCATGTGATCATGCAAAGCCAATGTAGGGAAGACTAATTTTTTTGAGATCATGTGATCATTTATATCCAATGTTATGAATGTTTGCAAAATACCAAGGTCAAGTGACCAATTATATACAATGTAGCGAAAGGTGGTAATGTAATGAGGTCATGTGACCAATTATCTCTAATGTGGGGAAAGCAGATAATGCAATGAGGTCATGTTATCTTGTATATTTATTGCAGTGATGGCTGTCGGCGGGATGACTGTAGTGTAATCACATTTCATGGCATACAAATATCATCAAGGATGACACACtacttctcacttcctgttgaacctctgggacaggaagtgagggtaaatctgcTCAGTGGGGACACagtattaaaacaaaactccACAACCCAACTATATTTCAATCTAAGGCCTGAGCAGTTCATCTTTAATCTTACAAACTTCACAAATCAAGTGCATCATCATAAAAAAAGACAAcgtataaaagacaaaaacaacataaagaatTGCTGACAGGCAGCCATGTCCCCCACATGAACCTCCGCCCAGCAGAAATCAGGGTGATAATACATCACCCCCTATATTTCCGCTTCACACGCTGCATCTGGTGTCAGCAGACCAGAGCGGCCCAGTGCAGATTTCTGCCCGTTTATCGCATTTTCATTCAGCAATGACGCAGCCTGAACTCTCCCTAAACTCTGTAGTCGTGGATCAAATCATTTTGGTGTCACCTGCGGCCACTGTCACTGTGACATCTTCTCTCGCTCTCTTCCGTTCACTCACATACCACCCTGGGCGGGCGATCGGACGCCCACTGTGCCAGGGACGTGAATCTCCCCCACACTCAGACTTCAGTCACACCGCGTTTGCTTCTTCAGGTTCAATCTCGCAGTCTTCATGCGCTCCTTATGGCGGGGTGCTTGTTGGGTCGTCAGCCAGGGGTGCGCGCTGCCAAGGCCTCCTGCATCTTTTGGCGGCAGCGGGTGTAGCGCTGGATGATCTGACGCATGtgctcctcctcctcccgctGCAGGATGCGCAGGAAGTTCTGCAGCTCCGGCATGCTGAAGGCGTCCCACTGCAAGAGAGAAGCCCTGGTTATAGGAGAACTCCAGGAAAACCAAAGCATGGCTGGCATTGCTAATTTGACCAAATGCCCAACTATGGGTTCTCTATTACATCACATTGATCCCTGGACTCCTATGAAGCCATAAACAGGGCTGGATTCGGGGTAGGGCAATATGGCAAATAACCCAGAGCCCACATTTTCTCCAGGGGCCCAAATGAAGAAAAGCAGGGGGTGCTGGGACCAGGAATGCTGTGACTCCCCACTAAAAACTAGTTTTTGCCAAGGGACCCCATCATCATCAGAGCCCCAGCTGATAGAATGGAAGGGAGCTGTAATGCTGTGTATATGGGGCCCTCGCTTTaaatttgcccagggccccatttcaACTAACCCCCTCCCCACCAGCTATATGAAGCCCTCCGATTGGTTCATGCTCCAACTCTAACCAAAATATCACCAATGGGCAGATCAGATTTGAGTTTACTGCAGCCAACAACAAAAaccatctgattggctgctatattATTAAGGGCCAATAGCATTCCTCTGTCCTGTATGAGTTCTATCATTGATGGTCGCAGCACAGAAATCCCTGCGTTGTGACTCTGCCTCCCTGCCTGCACTACACAGAGTAAGATTTGGCAGCGTCACTTCATCGTTCCTCTTTGCTGCAGGATGAGAAGTGAGACTTCAGAGAGGGAACAGAGACATGTAAAGGGGTCATTATTGGGGGGACACAGAGAAGGAACTCACATTGACCTCCCCCGTCTCGTTCTCTTTCAGCACGAAACTCAGAGATTTCTCGCATGGACCGACCAGAAGACGCAACTTCAGTGGTTCTTCTTCATCGGACAACTTCCTCTGGGAAACTGCAGGGAGCAAAAACAGCATGGAATCTGGTTATACCTGGGGTAATGTACCCAGTGATCCCCCCAGCATGGAATCTGGTTATACCTGGGGTAATGTACCCAGTGATCCCCCCATGTCACCTCCTAAGCTCAGTGTATTGTACCCAGTGATCCCCCCCATGTCACCTCCTAAGCTCAGTGTATTGTACCCAGAGATCCCCCATGTCAACTCCTCAGCTCAGTGTATTGTACCCAGTGATCCCCCATGTCACCTCCTCAGCTCAGTGTATTGTACCTGGAGATTCCCCCATGTCAGAGAAGACATTCCCACTGAAAGCCTGATTTCGATGGTGTGTAACAACTCTCTACACAGCTGGATGTCTGGAAGCAGCACCTGCATTGATAGCAATGGCTGGACTCCACACATCAGAGGAGTAAATGCGATATAAAGAGTTGCATTGTTTTctcacaaaaaagaaatgtttctggaATCCGCCAACACCCCAGCTCCGTGGCGGAGGCGGTGGACATCTTTAGGTACCAGACATCCCTCCCGTCTATGGCACCACTGAAAGGGACTCACCTGTTGTGTGCCAATGATGGGTGAAGTGTGAATGAATGGATTTGCATCAGAGGAATGTGCTgaaagccaaacattttctttgtttctataAATATCATTTGATAGAAAACAAAGGAGCTGTTTAGCAGATTTGAGTCACATGACTCCTTTCCATTCTGTGCTTCCTTACATCTTTCCAGCTGTGTAACAATGGCAGTGACTACAGCTGGTACACCTTGGAGTCACATGACCGCGTTATCACACTCAGGTGTGCTATCTCTAGATGGTTGGCTCACCTTGCCCCTCCTGCTCTGTCCGCTGGAACAGCGCAAACTTCCGCGGGTTATCGAGGACGGTGAACTTGCGGAGGAGAGCCTGGATGACCTCGCTGGCCGTGGTGCGGGAACTGAGGTGGAGGTGCTTCGAGGCATCTTTGGGGAGGTAGAAGGAGGTCCTGCGCTTCACCTGCTGGGAGTTCGCCGCTCCCCTTCGGTCTCGCGCACAGGATGGCTTTTTGGCGGGGGGGACGGACACTGGGCGGACAAGTTTTAGCTGAACCTTGATGAAGCCGGTGTAGGTGCCATCTTTGTTCTGAGAGGAGAAGTGACGTTAGTAAATGCACCCAAAGGGATCTATTATTTATTGCACTAAGTAAAAACTTCCAACGCATTTCAGggcgccccctcccccctccattaGGGCTACAAATTCTACATTTTGTCATCATCACTGCACATAAAATATAAGCAGCACCGGGGGGGGTTTGTGACATTAGAGTCTCAGCCCAGAGACTGcggggactggctcagtgttttctgtctagcactgcggtatatgtcagagctatataaatgtataataatagtgtgtgactgtggggggacattagagtgtcagctcctctgtacagagactgaccCAGAGACTGcggggactggctcagtgttttctgtctagcactgcggtatatgtcagagctatataaatgtataataatagtgtgtgactgtgggagggaCAATAGactgtcagctcctctgtacagagacagaTAGGACTGGCTATCTGTACATCGcgatggtatatgtcagagctattggGTGGAGTATTATTGGTCAACGTACCATACTCATGAAGAGATTGCTTTTGATCTTGGAGTTATATTCTCTGATTTTCTGCTCGATCTCCTTTTGGCTCAGCTCCGgtgttggtttttgtttttccGGCTTCTCATCCTAGAAGGGAATCAGAGGGAATCTCATTAGATTTGGGTCGGGGTTCCCTGGATCTCAGGGGCCAAATATTCCCACCCAGGGCCTTTTTCCCATGGCTTTGAAGTAATCTCAGTGTCTGGAATTCAGAATGTTTAGTTTATAGATTTGGATGAAATGTCAGCTATTTTTGACTCTCCAGCAGCTGCCAAGTCATGCTGAGATTTGTAGTTCCTCCATAGTCAGGTGACACAATGCACCCCACCCCTGACCTATAACAATCcttgttttctttgcaaaatttaaaaataaacttctcaGAATTGTGTGGTCTCACGTCTTGTTTGGTGTCATGTCTGATATAATTCAGGTTTAACCGGCAGAAGAATTTTTAAAACTCTGAACATTCCTCACTGTAAATAACTACAGCACCACACCCCAACCCCGGGCACATATCACAGGCACCAAAACCAGTGAAACGGGTTATTTTTATATACCTGGGTTTAGGGTTCTTGTAAAGCTGCACTTAGAATGCCGGGGAGTCTAAATACTGAAATGTCAAGTTTGTATTACTAAGCAACTGATTGGTggaaaacattaaatgtaaagcAATGATCTGCCAGTAtggtagtggggggggggggggggctgaggcACCACCACCCTCCTCTTCCCCAGCATCTGTGTCAAAGAAATAGATGGTGCAAGATCAA
This portion of the Pyxicephalus adspersus chromosome 8, UCB_Pads_2.0, whole genome shotgun sequence genome encodes:
- the RASSF1 gene encoding ras association domain-containing protein 1 isoform X1, whose amino-acid sequence is MWSQGSAYEMIELKTLDPFDGLDLTRSPKVGHRLERTNAVRIPPGRAPAILQRSIRRKVCARQGDTLPTGKVGEGHFFQPTSHTQYTWCDLCGEFIWGIYRKSLRCTYCNFTCHYRCRALIRLDCSRGEESEIDEDLTQEEKDTKVDEKPEKQKPTPELSQKEIEQKIREYNSKIKSNLFMSMNKDGTYTGFIKVQLKLVRPVSVPPAKKPSCARDRRGAANSQQVKRRTSFYLPKDASKHLHLSSRTTASEVIQALLRKFTVLDNPRKFALFQRTEQEGQVSQRKLSDEEEPLKLRLLVGPCEKSLSFVLKENETGEVNWDAFSMPELQNFLRILQREEEEHMRQIIQRYTRCRQKMQEALAARTPG
- the RASSF1 gene encoding ras association domain-containing protein 1 isoform X2, giving the protein MPQIAPRQGRRKSKNCVWRGFAKSGVNIMMGKEDKDTSSFEKTWNSKTSSGYCSQEESDPELELFYTAKTSILPRRTPTKIQDEKPEKQKPTPELSQKEIEQKIREYNSKIKSNLFMSMNKDGTYTGFIKVQLKLVRPVSVPPAKKPSCARDRRGAANSQQVKRRTSFYLPKDASKHLHLSSRTTASEVIQALLRKFTVLDNPRKFALFQRTEQEGQVSQRKLSDEEEPLKLRLLVGPCEKSLSFVLKENETGEVNWDAFSMPELQNFLRILQREEEEHMRQIIQRYTRCRQKMQEALAARTPG